A single Acropora palmata chromosome 5, jaAcrPala1.3, whole genome shotgun sequence DNA region contains:
- the LOC141880775 gene encoding uncharacterized protein LOC141880775: MDQVIDSVNNFGGLAFVRGFSEGMSHTESTAWVRGDCYPRHVVVVTRSPLFGNSMAALVDQWRGRAYLSIGLIFPEDRTPCYPQNGEYPQLTGKLWGWRSKSGEIYTKTFNSSGNKDLSRQVPIAKHDCTIAAGVELRISHNVKRKTIHFSINGRKQFVSTCNEELNICYGFVRLSCEDNDSEIQVTLAPTIYDEAPEELEVGSVETAPTNILRDFLISVGRKTHENFSWLLPGHAKCKVKQDLLAENQRLRPYKMNSECPGICLLINNLKDSARDENLLTELFSSLAFNVEVKRRLSMMEINEVAQEFAKRDHSGYDSFVFILLSQCGPGEPIVGVDGREVILKQVMSEFRPCRSASLKNKPKLFFVLKFVDFRTQSKKRRNGGTEFCTDVNIALPNSCNTSLQEVCPEEADFLLACATSPIFKGKKIKQAKLSFTEIMVNAVRGYHQTYHLLEMLTLLNHWTKKLREKSGQLNVMMPYVTHTLRHEVRFDSSQTDRPQVSALSYIPGSSSLSRYDGYDTKYRGYCVIINNLKFQENEEGYRKGAEQDDKRLENLFKSLRFRVIMKRNLEKNQIERVAQEYGGRNHDKFAAFFLIVMSHGDDRDCILGVDNRTTSVKALMREFQAERCPSLKGKPKILIIQTCRGSRQCDVERFDDFVGSINAELDLADNCVGPFSMDSSLSKSVFPTEADFLLAFATVPGYAAFRSEESGAFFIQELVEVIEKYHGSHHLLDMLTEVTRRVIDHPKREINSAAYRVQVPAPTHTLTKLLFL, from the exons ATGGATCAAG TCATTGATTCCGTCAATAATTTTGGGGGCCTGGCATTTGTTCGAGGCTTCAGTGAAGGAATGTCGCACACGGAATCAACAGCCTGGGTGCGAGGCGATTGCTATCCTCGTCATGTTGTGGTCGTCACCAGGTCCCCACTCTTTGGCAATTCGATGGCTGCGTTGGTTGACCAATGGAGAGGGCGTGCGTATTTGAGCATTGGATTAATATTTCCTGAAGACAG GACACCTTGCTACCCCCAAAATGGAGAATATCCTCAACTAACAGGAAAGCTTTG GGGTTGGAGAAGTAAATCGGGGGAAATATACACTAAGACGTTCAACTCCAGTGGCAATAAGGACCTCTCTCGACAAGTCCCCATAGCAAAACACGACTGCACCATTGCAGCTGGGGTAGAATTAAGAATCTCCCacaatgtaaaaagaaaaactattcACTTCAGCATCAATGGAAGGAAGCAGTTTGTGTCGACGTGTAACGAAGAACTCAACATCTGCTACGGGTTTGTGCGCCTCAGTTGTGAAGACAACGACAGTGAAATTCAAGTTACACTTGCTCCAACGATTTATGATGAAG ctcCCGAAGAATTGGAAGTGGGCTCTGTTGAAACCGCTCCTACAAATATACTAAGAGATTTCTTAATCTCTGTTGGGCGCAAAACTCATGAAA ATTTTAGTTGGCTTCTTCCTGGCCACGCCAAGTGCAAAGTTAAACAAGATCTATTAGCCG AAAATCAACGGCTCAGACCCTATAAGATGAACAGTGAGTGTCCTGGAATTTGCCTGCTGATTAACAACCTTAAGGACTCGGCTCGGGACGAGAATTTACTGACAGAACTTTTCAGTTCCCTTGCGTTTAACGTGGAGGTTAAGCGGCGTCTTTCGATGATGGAGATCAACGAGGTTGCCCAAGAATTTGCTAAAAGAGACCACAGTGGTTACGACTCATTCGTGTTCATCCTGTTGTCACAATGCGGCCCAGGTGAACCAATTGTTGGAGTGGATGGAAGGGAGGTGATTCTGAAACAAGTGATGTCCGAATTTCGACCATGCCGTAGCGCTTCTTTGAAGAACAAGCCCAAGCTGTTTTTTGTTCTAAAATTTGTAGATTTTAGGACCCAATCTAAGAAGCGTCGCAATGGTGGGACTGAATTCTGCACCGACGTAAACATAGCGTTGCCTAATTCTTGTAACACGTCCTTACAAGAAGTGTGCCCAGAAGAGGCTGATTTTTTGTTAGCTTGTGCCACGTCACCAATTTTTAAAGGGAAAAAGATAAAGCAAGCCAAACTTTCGTTCACTGAG ATAATGGTGAATGCTGTCAGGGGATATCATCAAACTTACCACTTGCTTGAAATGCTGACATTGCTTAACCACTGGACGAAAAAATTGCGCGAGAAAAGCGGCCAGTTAAATGTAATGATGCCGTATGTGACCCATACGCTGCGACATGAAGTACGCTTCG ATTCTTCACAGACAGACAGACCACAAGTTTCTGCCCTGTCTTATATCCCag GTTCATCTTCACTGAGCCGCTACGACGGTTACGATACAAAATACCGCGGATACTGTGTTATCATAAACAATCTCAagtttcaagaaaatgaagagggTTATCGAAAAGGAGCCGAACAAGACGACAAAAGGCTGGAAAATCTCTTTAAATCACTTCGATTTAGAGTGattatgaaaagaaatttggaaaagaatCAAATCGAGAGAGTAGCCCAGGAGTATGGAGGCAGAAACCACGACAAGTTTGCGGCTTTCTTTCTCATTGTTATGTCACATGGCGATGACCGAGATTGCATTTTGGGTGTGGATAACAGGACGACCAGTGTAAAAGCGCTCATGAGGGAATTTCAAGCTGAGAGGTGCCCTTCTTTGAAAGGAAAACCAAAGATTTTGATCATCCAAACATGCAGAGGTTCTCGCCAGTGCGACGTTGAAAGATTCGACGATTTCGTTGGTAGTATCAACGCGGAATTAGATCTGGCAGACAACTGCGTTGGTCCATTCTCGATGGACTCTTCTCTCTCAAAAAGTGTGTTTCCCACGGAAGCTGACTTTCTTTTGGCATTTGCAACCGTGCCTGGTTACGCAGCCTTCCGGTCAGAAGAATCTGGTGCTTTTTTCATTCAG GAGTTGGTTGAAGTTATTGAGAAGTACCATGGCTCTCATCATTTGCTCGATATGCTGACGGAAGTCACCAGACGAGTGATCGATCATCCAAAGCGAGAGATCAACTCTGCTGCATACAGGGTCCAAGTCCCAGCCCCTACACACACGTTGACCAAGCTGCTTTTCTTGTGA
- the LOC141880777 gene encoding uncharacterized protein LOC141880777, whose product MPPKLAGKRQFADEDRNPKRSKKTDQINEEELLKEDETSTDEPSGSEIANDSLEKTLANLNNNMMTVVDSLGSMSKALERFADCPRPSKRQKREELSDSDTNSNDEANHSDVDSAGLLYDAEDKGGNDNNDCLTQDTKDDLMDSIASDLNADEHTGKDVSDKLAKLVNKRWSEKLTSDKLSEKLKKYPRPGNLQNLRVPKVNPEIWANMNHTGKRVDLRAANTQNIVSKVGSILAKCTDTLLTARNKKQSKEMNLDELIGSHTDALALLGHAQHELSMKRRDAIRPSLNKDYTGLCSQNLPITSLLFGDDLQQQLNTIKASNKITQASASGAKSQRSTYESTSNDNWKRKPSDQYYRRSYPLQNHWKNRGEKAKNLRSPLYKKKEGGKN is encoded by the coding sequence ATGCCGCCGAAACTGGCGGGAAAACGTCAATTCGCAGATGAGGATAGGAATCCTAAACGCTCCAAGAAAACAGACCAGATCAACGAGGAAGAGCTCCTTAAGGAGGATGAGACCTCAACAGACGAACCGTCAGGGTCAGAAATAGCCAACGACTCGTTGGAAAAAACACTGGCGAACCTGAACAACAACATGATGACGGTTGTTGATTCGCTTGGCTCCATGAGCAAAGCGCTGGAACGATTCGCTGACTGCCCGAGACCCTCGAAGAGGCAAAAGCGCGAGGAATTGTCTGACTCAGACACAAATTCAAACGATGAGGCAAACCACTCGGACGTAGACAGTGCTGGATTGCTCTACGACGCCGAAGACAAAGGCGGGAATGATAATAACGATTGCCTGACTCAGGACACGAAAGACGATCTGATGGATAGTATAGCCAGTGATCTAAATGCCGATGAGCATACCGGCAAAGATGTGTCAGATAAGCTTGCTAAACTTGTAAACAAACGCTGGTCGGAAAAATTGACTAGCGACAAACTCTCAGAGAAACTAAAGAAATATCCCCGACCCGGGAACCTGCAGAACTTGAGAGTTCCAAAAGTTAACCCAGAAATCTGGGCTAATATGAACCACACAGGGAAACGAGTAGACCTCCGAGCCGCAAACACGCAAAATATTGTTTCTAAAGTGGGCTCTATCCTTGCAAAGTGCACGGACACTTTGTTGACAGCTCGTAACAAAAAGCAGAGCAAAGAGATGAATCTGGACGAGCTTATCGGTTCTCATACGGATGCTCTGGCCCTTTTGGGTCACGCGCAACATGAGCTTTCTATGAAGCGACGTGATGCCATCAGACCGAGCTTGAATAAAGATTACACGGGACTCTGCTCACAGAATCTACCAATTACGTCCCTTTTATTTGGAGACGACCTCCAACAACAGCTTAATACCATCAAAGCCTCCAACAAAATCACGCAAGCTTCGGCGAGCGGCGCTAAATCGCAGAGAAGTACTTATGAAAGTACCTCCAACGATAACTGGAAGCGAAAGCCTTCAGATCAGTACTACAGGCGTTCATATCCTCTCCAAAACCACTGGAAAAATCGAGGAGAGAAGGCAAAAAACCTGAGGTCCCCCCTCTACAAGAAAAAGGAGGGGGGCAAGAACTGA